A genome region from Nocardia sp. NBC_00565 includes the following:
- a CDS encoding cation:proton antiporter regulatory subunit has translation MNVDVTALPGIGVRKDFQLRSGRRIGVVDHRDGGIDLIVSKLDDPDACAAQVPLTADEAAVLANLLGAPQLVAKLREDHRDLPGITTRQLPIVDDSPYEGRTLGETGLRTRTKASIVAVMRAGQLHPSPGPDFTFAADDILVVVGTPDGLDAAAKILTHG, from the coding sequence GTGAATGTCGATGTCACCGCCCTACCCGGGATCGGGGTACGCAAAGACTTCCAGCTGCGATCGGGCCGCCGGATCGGCGTTGTCGATCATCGTGACGGCGGCATCGATCTCATTGTGTCCAAACTCGACGATCCGGACGCCTGCGCCGCGCAGGTGCCGCTGACCGCCGACGAAGCCGCGGTGCTCGCCAACCTGCTGGGCGCGCCGCAGTTGGTCGCGAAGCTGCGCGAGGACCACCGCGACCTGCCCGGGATCACCACCCGCCAACTACCCATCGTCGACGACTCCCCGTACGAGGGCCGCACGCTCGGTGAGACCGGACTGCGCACGCGCACCAAGGCTTCCATCGTCGCGGTCATGCGCGCGGGGCAGCTGCACCCCTCGCCGGGACCGGATTTCACCTTCGCCGCCGATGACATACTTGTTGTCGTCGGTACGCCCGACGGTCTGGACGCGGCCGCGAAGATCCTGACGCACGGGTGA
- a CDS encoding class I SAM-dependent methyltransferase, with protein MAMNYFHKLLCRSALWERASATKIVPWALSGLDLGASALEIGPGYGANVRALCRRTSTLTGVEIDPVLADRLRTRHGTAMTVIQGDGADMPLPPRQFDSVVCFTMLHHVPTVGEQDALFAEALRVLRPGGVFAGSDGLDSRMFRLMHLGDTCLPVPPENAADRLTRIGFTDIEIETGTTSFRFRAHRPE; from the coding sequence ATGGCGATGAACTACTTCCACAAACTCCTGTGCCGCTCTGCGCTCTGGGAACGGGCCAGCGCGACGAAGATCGTCCCGTGGGCGCTGTCCGGCCTCGACCTCGGCGCGTCCGCACTCGAGATCGGCCCCGGCTACGGCGCGAATGTGCGGGCGTTGTGCCGGCGCACCAGCACGCTCACCGGAGTCGAGATCGATCCAGTGCTGGCCGATCGGCTGCGCACCAGGCACGGCACCGCGATGACGGTAATCCAGGGCGACGGCGCGGATATGCCCTTGCCGCCAAGACAATTCGATTCGGTCGTATGCTTCACGATGTTGCACCACGTGCCGACCGTCGGCGAACAGGATGCCCTCTTCGCCGAAGCCCTCCGCGTCCTGCGCCCGGGCGGAGTCTTCGCGGGCAGCGACGGCCTCGACAGCCGCATGTTCCGTCTGATGCATCTCGGCGACACCTGCCTCCCGGTCCCGCCGGAGAACGCCGCCGACCGCCTGACCCGCATCGGCTTCACCGACATCGAGATCGAAACCGGCACAACCAGTTTCCGCTTCCGCGCCCACCGCCCCGAGTGA
- a CDS encoding IS4 family transposase codes for MFAPGHLGELTRIVSFDLVDAALETAGAVRSRVRLLPSRVVVYLLLAGALFSDIGYRQVWARLCAGLPGGSFVCPGSPALSQALRRVGVKPLKALFDLLAGPAAGTRRWRGLLVCAIDGTSVFVADSPGNVAEFGRHGGGHAQAGYPMLRLLTVVACGTRTVVDVVFGPLRIAETAYAPQLLGCLRPGMLLLADRNFAVTALIEQITGTGADLLIRAKLNRRVPAIARLGDRSWLTRTGTATVRVIDAEIAVSCAGGPRRVERYRLITTLTDDKRYPAKELVDLYHQRWEIETSYFELKSTILGGRVLRARTPAGVAQEVYALLITYQALRTAIADTALATPSFSPDRGSFTIAVHTARDQLIQATGVLATTTINLIGTIGRAVLSSPMPLRRQRSSPRIVKRAISKHRAKGEVDRNIYKTQISVHILPG; via the coding sequence GTGTTCGCGCCGGGGCATCTGGGGGAACTGACCCGGATCGTGTCGTTCGACCTGGTCGACGCGGCGCTGGAAACGGCCGGTGCCGTGCGGTCACGAGTGCGGCTGCTGCCGTCGCGGGTGGTGGTGTATCTGCTGCTGGCCGGAGCGTTGTTCTCCGATATCGGGTATCGGCAGGTATGGGCGCGGTTGTGTGCCGGGCTGCCCGGCGGATCGTTCGTGTGTCCTGGTTCCCCGGCCTTGTCACAGGCGTTGCGCCGCGTCGGGGTCAAACCCCTGAAGGCGTTGTTCGATCTGCTCGCCGGCCCGGCCGCCGGGACCCGGCGGTGGCGGGGACTGCTGGTGTGCGCGATCGACGGCACCAGTGTGTTCGTGGCTGACAGCCCAGGCAACGTGGCCGAGTTCGGGCGTCACGGCGGCGGTCACGCCCAGGCTGGGTATCCGATGCTGCGGTTGCTGACGGTGGTGGCGTGTGGCACCCGCACCGTCGTCGATGTCGTGTTCGGCCCGTTGCGGATCGCGGAAACAGCCTATGCACCACAACTTTTGGGGTGCCTGCGCCCAGGCATGCTGTTGCTGGCCGACCGGAACTTCGCGGTCACGGCGTTGATCGAGCAGATCACCGGCACCGGAGCAGATCTGCTGATCCGCGCCAAACTCAACCGGCGCGTCCCCGCGATCGCGCGGTTGGGTGACAGATCGTGGCTGACCCGCACCGGTACGGCGACCGTGCGCGTGATCGACGCCGAGATCGCCGTCAGCTGCGCCGGCGGGCCACGCCGGGTCGAGCGGTACCGGCTGATCACAACCCTGACCGACGACAAGCGTTATCCAGCAAAGGAATTGGTGGATCTCTACCATCAGCGGTGGGAGATCGAAACCAGCTATTTCGAACTGAAATCGACCATCCTCGGCGGGCGGGTGCTGCGCGCCCGCACCCCGGCCGGGGTCGCGCAGGAGGTCTACGCCTTGTTGATCACCTACCAGGCGCTGCGCACCGCGATCGCCGATACCGCGCTCGCCACACCGAGTTTCAGCCCCGACCGCGGCAGTTTCACCATCGCCGTGCACACCGCCCGCGATCAGCTCATCCAGGCCACCGGAGTTCTCGCCACCACCACGATCAACCTGATCGGCACCATCGGCCGCGCGGTCCTGTCCAGCCCGATGCCACTACGACGCCAACGCTCCAGCCCCCGCATCGTCAAACGTGCCATCTCCAAACACCGCGCCAAGGGCGAGGTCGACCGCAACATCTACAAAACCCAGATCAGCGTTCATATCCTGCCCGGTTGA
- a CDS encoding cation:proton antiporter, whose amino-acid sequence MNETALALVELGAVLFALGMLGRVAARFGMSPIPLYLLGGLAFGQGGLVELGAANEFGHIAGEIGVVLLLLLLGLEYTAAELVTGLRRSWGAGLVDIVANATPGAVVALLLGWGMTGAITLAGVTYISSSGIVAKVLNDLGRLGNRETPVILSILVFEDLAMAMYLPILTAILAGTSFVTGLTVLGLALATVTVVLVVALRYGRYVSAIVDSADREVFLLKLLGAALLVAGLASALNVSAAVGAFLLGIAISGSTAHEATKLLEPIRDLFAAIFFVAFGLSTDPTAIPPVLGWAILLALVTVVTKVATGWWAASRQGIRRMGRARAGAALVARGEFSIVIAGLAVSMGAVDGQLAALASAYVLLMAVLGPIAARVVEPVIGMVQRRFSPAVST is encoded by the coding sequence GTGAACGAAACCGCACTCGCCCTCGTCGAGCTCGGGGCGGTGTTATTTGCCCTCGGCATGCTCGGCAGGGTGGCGGCTCGCTTCGGTATGTCCCCGATTCCGCTGTACCTGCTCGGCGGGCTGGCCTTCGGCCAGGGCGGATTGGTCGAACTGGGGGCCGCGAACGAATTCGGCCATATCGCAGGCGAAATCGGCGTGGTGCTGCTGTTGTTGTTGCTCGGCCTCGAGTACACCGCGGCCGAATTGGTGACCGGACTGCGCCGCTCCTGGGGCGCGGGTCTGGTGGATATCGTCGCGAACGCGACGCCGGGCGCGGTGGTCGCACTGTTGCTCGGCTGGGGTATGACCGGGGCCATCACCCTGGCCGGAGTCACCTACATCTCGTCTTCGGGCATCGTCGCCAAGGTACTCAATGATCTCGGGCGGCTCGGTAACCGGGAAACCCCGGTGATCCTCTCGATTCTGGTCTTCGAGGATCTGGCGATGGCGATGTATCTGCCGATCCTCACCGCGATCCTGGCGGGTACCAGCTTCGTGACGGGACTGACCGTCCTCGGCCTCGCCCTGGCCACGGTCACCGTCGTCCTAGTGGTGGCGCTGCGCTACGGCCGGTACGTCTCGGCGATCGTGGACAGCGCCGACCGTGAGGTGTTCCTGTTGAAGCTGCTGGGCGCGGCGCTGCTGGTCGCGGGTCTGGCCTCGGCGCTGAACGTGTCGGCGGCGGTCGGCGCGTTCCTGCTCGGCATCGCGATCTCCGGCTCGACCGCACACGAGGCGACGAAGCTGCTGGAACCGATCCGGGATCTGTTCGCGGCCATCTTCTTCGTGGCGTTCGGTCTCAGCACCGATCCGACGGCCATTCCGCCGGTACTCGGCTGGGCCATTCTGCTCGCGTTGGTCACCGTGGTGACCAAGGTCGCGACCGGCTGGTGGGCGGCGAGCCGGCAGGGTATCCGCCGGATGGGCCGGGCGCGGGCGGGCGCGGCGCTGGTCGCGCGCGGCGAATTCTCCATAGTCATTGCGGGTTTGGCGGTGAGCATGGGTGCGGTGGACGGTCAGCTGGCCGCGCTCGCCTCGGCGTATGTGCTACTGATGGCGGTGCTCGGCCCGATCGCGGCTCGCGTCGTCGAGCCGGTCATCGGTATGGTGCAGCGCCGCTTCAGCCCGGCCGTCAGCACCTGA
- a CDS encoding DUF7455 domain-containing protein: MPGTLTSTPLTAVDRCDRCGAAARVRAVLPAGGELLFCQHHANEHMDRLKELEAVIDTESAPAL, from the coding sequence ATGCCAGGAACCCTGACAAGCACCCCACTGACCGCGGTCGATCGTTGCGACCGCTGCGGTGCTGCCGCACGAGTTCGTGCCGTATTGCCCGCAGGTGGCGAGTTGCTCTTCTGCCAGCACCACGCGAACGAACACATGGATCGCTTGAAGGAGCTCGAAGCCGTGATCGACACGGAATCAGCTCCGGCGCTCTGA
- a CDS encoding SDR family NAD(P)-dependent oxidoreductase, whose amino-acid sequence MSDLTGKVALVTGGSRGIGAAIARHLAGAGANVALTYQSNELRAKSVVAELEALGRRAIAIRADSADAGAVVEAVHRTAAELGGLDVLVNNAGIFPAKPFEEFTVEEIDRALNVHARAAFVGAQAAVTHMTEGGRIISIGTNLSERAPFGGLSLYNLSKSALNGFTKALARELGPRNITVNLVQPGSTDTDMNPADGDHAPYQVGLSALGRFGTADDIAGTVAFLAGPSGRSITGATFTVDGGSNA is encoded by the coding sequence ATGTCGGACCTGACGGGCAAGGTGGCGCTGGTCACCGGCGGTAGCCGGGGAATCGGGGCGGCGATCGCCCGACACCTGGCCGGCGCGGGCGCGAATGTGGCGCTGACCTATCAGAGCAATGAGTTGCGGGCGAAGTCGGTGGTCGCCGAACTGGAAGCATTGGGCCGTCGCGCGATCGCCATCCGAGCCGACAGTGCCGACGCGGGTGCGGTTGTCGAGGCGGTGCATCGGACCGCGGCCGAGTTGGGCGGACTCGACGTGCTGGTCAACAATGCGGGCATCTTCCCCGCCAAGCCATTCGAGGAGTTCACTGTCGAGGAGATCGATCGCGCGCTCAACGTCCACGCGCGGGCGGCGTTCGTCGGCGCACAGGCCGCGGTGACGCATATGACCGAGGGCGGGCGGATCATCAGCATCGGTACCAATCTGTCCGAGCGCGCCCCATTCGGCGGACTCTCGCTCTACAACCTGAGCAAGTCCGCCCTCAACGGATTCACCAAAGCCCTTGCGCGCGAACTGGGCCCGCGAAATATCACGGTGAACCTCGTGCAGCCCGGCTCCACCGACACCGACATGAACCCGGCCGACGGCGACCACGCCCCCTACCAGGTCGGCTTGTCGGCCCTCGGCCGCTTCGGCACCGCCGACGATATCGCCGGCACCGTAGCCTTCCTCGCCGGTCCGTCCGGCCGCAGCATTACCGGCGCGACCTTCACCGTCGACGGCGGCTCCAACGCCTAG
- a CDS encoding TetR/AcrR family transcriptional regulator C-terminal domain-containing protein produces MTDATRAGQAEQLMSLLWRHAVPPRSGGRGPKQTVSVDAVIAAAVVIADRDGYEKVSMRAVAGELGLRPMSLYTYVPSKEALTVLMVDAVAQQDALIPAGLPVRDRMAAIAGQVRAELIAHPWLLEVPPWRLVLGPGRMRRYERQLAAIEGIGLSDLAMDRVIAVLSEFATGNARMAIAGIRSATELTDAQWWEQHGPLLTEVMSVEEFPLASRVGAVVGERYQAPSDPDGAFVFGLAKLLDGILADLRAE; encoded by the coding sequence GTGACCGACGCCACCCGTGCTGGCCAGGCTGAGCAGCTGATGAGTCTGTTGTGGCGGCATGCCGTGCCGCCGCGTTCCGGTGGGCGTGGGCCGAAGCAGACGGTCAGTGTCGATGCGGTGATCGCTGCCGCCGTCGTCATCGCCGATCGGGACGGGTACGAGAAGGTGTCGATGCGCGCGGTCGCCGGTGAGCTGGGGCTGCGCCCGATGAGCCTCTACACCTACGTGCCGAGCAAGGAGGCGTTGACCGTGCTGATGGTCGACGCGGTCGCGCAACAGGACGCGCTGATCCCCGCCGGCCTACCGGTGCGTGATCGCATGGCCGCCATCGCCGGGCAGGTGCGTGCGGAACTGATCGCGCATCCATGGCTGCTCGAGGTGCCGCCGTGGCGGTTGGTGCTCGGCCCGGGCCGGATGCGGCGCTACGAACGTCAGCTGGCCGCGATCGAGGGGATCGGATTATCGGACCTGGCGATGGACCGGGTGATCGCGGTGCTGTCGGAGTTCGCTACGGGCAATGCCCGAATGGCGATCGCCGGGATCCGCAGTGCGACGGAGTTGACCGACGCGCAGTGGTGGGAGCAGCACGGTCCACTGCTGACCGAGGTGATGTCGGTCGAGGAGTTTCCGCTCGCGTCGCGGGTCGGCGCGGTGGTAGGCGAACGCTATCAAGCGCCGTCAGACCCGGACGGGGCCTTCGTTTTCGGCCTGGCGAAGCTGCTGGACGGCATCCTCGCCGACCTGCGGGCCGAATGA
- a CDS encoding response regulator transcription factor, whose protein sequence is MSIRVLIADDHGAIRAGLRIILETAEGIEVVGEAADGDIAVAQAKALRPDVVLMDVRMPGVDGITATGRITADSLARVLILTTFDLDEYVFGTLRAGASGFVLKSASGQALVDAVRAVAAGDGVLAPEVTTAVINAFASTDAEHGRSAPDGLGDLTEREREVLDCLGEGLSNAQIAGRLFIGETTVKTHVSRVLTKLGVRSRVQAAIVSREARDR, encoded by the coding sequence ATGAGCATCCGCGTGCTGATCGCCGACGACCACGGCGCGATCCGGGCGGGGCTCCGGATCATCCTGGAGACGGCCGAGGGCATTGAGGTGGTCGGCGAGGCCGCCGACGGCGATATCGCGGTGGCACAGGCCAAAGCGCTGCGCCCGGACGTCGTGCTGATGGATGTGCGCATGCCCGGCGTCGACGGCATCACCGCCACCGGTCGTATCACCGCCGACAGTCTGGCCAGGGTGCTCATCCTGACCACCTTCGATCTGGACGAGTACGTCTTCGGCACGCTGCGGGCGGGCGCATCGGGCTTCGTACTGAAATCCGCGTCGGGACAAGCACTTGTCGACGCGGTGCGCGCGGTGGCCGCGGGTGATGGCGTGCTCGCTCCGGAGGTGACCACCGCGGTCATCAACGCGTTCGCGTCGACCGACGCCGAGCACGGCCGATCCGCACCGGACGGTCTCGGCGATCTCACCGAGCGCGAGCGCGAGGTGCTCGACTGCCTCGGCGAGGGGCTGTCCAATGCGCAGATCGCCGGGCGTTTGTTCATCGGCGAGACGACGGTCAAGACGCATGTCTCGCGGGTGCTCACCAAACTCGGTGTGCGGTCCCGGGTTCAGGCCGCCATCGTGTCGCGCGAGGCCAGGGACCGGTAG
- a CDS encoding AraC family transcriptional regulator produces the protein MSQNGHPLIQPVPPGATAMVFGAGVLPAGFWFETHEHPQHQIAWAARGVIAVEVADDRWVLPPTRALWIPGGTRHRTGTSDGAAMRGIYLEPDRCPVTLSAPTMLRVTRLLHELFEHLTAPETAPTHRERAEAVIFDLLEPVDVIPIGAHPPTDPRAAHIADALTSNPADPRTLTEFAADTATSPRTLARLFLSETGITFGQWRTQIRLAASLPLLAAGLPIARIAGRVGYATPSAYIAAFRRTVGVSPGQYFSG, from the coding sequence GTGTCGCAAAACGGTCATCCGCTGATCCAGCCGGTCCCACCCGGCGCGACCGCCATGGTGTTCGGCGCCGGTGTGCTGCCCGCCGGCTTCTGGTTCGAGACCCATGAGCACCCGCAACACCAAATTGCCTGGGCCGCACGCGGAGTCATCGCCGTCGAGGTCGCCGACGACCGCTGGGTGCTGCCACCGACCCGCGCCCTCTGGATCCCCGGCGGCACCCGCCACCGCACCGGCACCTCGGACGGCGCGGCCATGCGCGGCATCTACCTCGAACCCGACCGCTGCCCGGTCACCCTGTCCGCCCCCACCATGCTCCGGGTCACCCGCTTGCTGCACGAACTCTTCGAGCACCTCACGGCCCCCGAAACCGCCCCCACGCACCGCGAGCGCGCGGAGGCGGTGATCTTCGATCTGCTCGAACCGGTCGATGTGATCCCCATCGGCGCCCACCCACCGACCGATCCCCGCGCCGCGCACATCGCCGACGCCCTGACCAGCAACCCCGCCGATCCCCGCACCCTCACCGAATTCGCCGCCGATACCGCCACCAGCCCACGCACCCTGGCCCGCCTCTTCCTGAGCGAAACCGGAATCACCTTCGGCCAGTGGCGAACCCAGATCCGCCTCGCCGCCTCCCTCCCCCTACTCGCGGCTGGCCTCCCCATCGCGCGTATCGCGGGTCGCGTCGGCTACGCCACCCCCAGCGCTTACATCGCCGCCTTCCGCCGCACCGTCGGTGTCTCCCCGGGCCAATACTTCAGCGGCTGA
- a CDS encoding sensor histidine kinase: MRRQWEALSATVQDALVVAFAFVLGVGLYLSGLFEMASDLSTHPTLPVRIGVLALICVATFLRRRMPVLALGVGLIPFGLDIALGPTVPIWLIYSDLIYAGVLYATPTRSRLVVAVGGVLSVALTVLALVFGDWRIAVITIAALFAFVATPLWWALSVRGHKEIAEAERKRAQAMTLVAELDRRAAIADERKTMARDLHDVIAGHLSAIAIQSEAALGILARQDTDPAVAGIISSIRSNSVSAMQEMRTMIGLLRRDDGAEDDIAAPRKLAQLPILVDAARAAGITVRVADSLNGTPLPSAVDQAAYLIVQEALTNAMKHAPGQEVDIDVRTDTTALAVTVRNPTVPVRHRPAEEETRHSGLMNMRERAAALGGTFTAGPGPAGWEVLARLPISVVQPT; the protein is encoded by the coding sequence GTGCGGCGGCAGTGGGAGGCGTTGTCGGCGACCGTGCAGGACGCGCTGGTCGTCGCCTTCGCGTTCGTGCTCGGCGTCGGGTTGTATCTATCCGGTCTGTTCGAGATGGCCAGCGATCTGAGCACCCACCCCACGCTGCCGGTGCGGATCGGGGTGCTGGCGCTGATCTGTGTGGCGACGTTCCTGCGGCGGCGCATGCCGGTGCTGGCCCTCGGTGTCGGGCTGATCCCATTCGGCCTCGATATCGCCCTCGGGCCGACGGTGCCGATCTGGCTCATCTATTCGGATCTGATCTATGCGGGCGTGCTGTACGCCACGCCCACACGCTCGCGCTTGGTGGTCGCGGTGGGCGGGGTGCTCTCGGTCGCGCTGACGGTACTGGCGCTGGTGTTCGGCGACTGGCGGATCGCGGTGATCACCATCGCGGCGCTGTTCGCGTTCGTCGCGACGCCGCTGTGGTGGGCGCTGTCGGTGCGCGGGCACAAGGAGATCGCGGAGGCCGAACGCAAACGCGCGCAGGCGATGACGCTGGTGGCCGAATTGGATCGGCGTGCCGCCATCGCCGACGAGCGCAAGACGATGGCGCGCGATCTGCACGATGTGATCGCGGGGCATCTATCCGCCATCGCCATCCAATCCGAAGCGGCGCTCGGCATACTCGCTCGGCAGGACACCGATCCCGCCGTCGCCGGAATCATCTCCTCGATCCGGTCCAACAGTGTCAGCGCTATGCAGGAGATGCGCACCATGATCGGTCTGCTGCGCCGCGACGACGGCGCCGAAGACGACATCGCCGCGCCGCGCAAGCTGGCCCAGCTGCCCATCCTGGTCGATGCGGCCCGTGCGGCCGGAATCACCGTGCGCGTGGCGGATTCGCTGAACGGGACGCCGTTGCCGAGCGCGGTCGACCAGGCCGCCTACCTCATCGTGCAGGAAGCGCTGACGAATGCGATGAAACATGCACCAGGACAGGAGGTCGACATCGACGTGCGGACGGACACAACGGCGTTAGCCGTCACGGTGCGCAATCCCACAGTGCCGGTGCGCCATCGACCGGCCGAGGAGGAGACGCGCCACAGCGGACTCATGAACATGCGGGAGCGAGCAGCGGCGCTGGGTGGCACCTTCACCGCTGGACCCGGTCCGGCCGGGTGGGAAGTGCTTGCCCGATTGCCGATCTCGGTGGTGCAACCGACATGA
- a CDS encoding DUF952 domain-containing protein, producing MIHDTHTLVHICTLAEWLTARQSGEYRPESFAEIGFIHLSTPQQAHLPANRLFAGRRDMVLLRIDPARVGAPVKWEPGVPTDPESMLFPHLYGPLPVGAVTAVIEYQPGPDGIFAALDPNFPAS from the coding sequence GTGATCCATGACACTCACACTCTCGTTCACATTTGCACGCTCGCCGAATGGCTGACCGCGCGACAATCCGGTGAGTACCGCCCGGAGTCGTTCGCGGAGATCGGGTTCATCCATCTATCCACGCCGCAGCAGGCACATCTGCCGGCCAACCGACTTTTCGCGGGGCGGCGCGATATGGTGCTGCTGCGCATCGATCCGGCCCGGGTCGGCGCGCCGGTGAAGTGGGAGCCCGGCGTGCCCACGGATCCGGAGTCGATGTTGTTCCCGCATCTGTACGGTCCGCTGCCGGTCGGCGCCGTCACGGCCGTCATCGAGTACCAGCCCGGTCCAGACGGCATCTTCGCCGCGCTGGACCCGAACTTTCCCGCGTCGTGA
- a CDS encoding DEAD/DEAH box helicase: protein MFALWTWTGHAPGRAPEGDRETITLAVPTGPQGAIEIAEINCALVDPDELLDLAIDDVGPSVHAWRALLRDGGDPAAGQTETGENATSGRVTPLPIAAHAVPDAAGSAIVSAERAVRVLRETRCVATELRTALKAELRPYQARGVGWLHETVAAHGGAVLADEMGLGKTVQTIGFLVGRSGGGPQLVVCPTSLVGNWAHEITRFAPGLRPVLWRGGEVVAEAGTVVVTGYPMLRLHGGVLAEQTWATAVFDEAQALKNPRTQVSKAARALTAGAMVALTGTPVENHLEELWALLNLVAPRLFGHRTQFRRRFVRPIHEGSAAAAARLRDALEPVLLARKKAQVAASLPAKIHSDLLCDLTTEQEKLYDQLLDKAIDDGFGHGAQRQSRVLAALTALKQVCNHPGLITGELGELGGRSGKLDLCTDIVANNLETGDPTLIFTQYRGTGELLVRHLDEQFGVRAPFFHGGLDQAERAAIVSGFQAEDGPPVLILSLRAAGTGLTLTRAADVIHFDRWWNPAVEAQASDRVHRIGQTRTVTITTLTSGTTVEEHIAGMHDRKSALADLSDSAGIAALARLDDDQLVEILRRKRES, encoded by the coding sequence ATGTTCGCCCTCTGGACCTGGACCGGACACGCCCCGGGCCGCGCACCCGAGGGTGATCGAGAAACCATCACGCTGGCGGTCCCGACGGGACCGCAGGGCGCGATCGAGATCGCCGAAATCAACTGTGCGCTGGTCGATCCGGACGAGCTCCTGGACCTCGCCATCGATGACGTCGGACCATCCGTGCACGCTTGGCGCGCGCTGCTCCGAGACGGGGGTGATCCGGCCGCTGGGCAGACGGAGACCGGGGAGAACGCCACGTCGGGCCGCGTGACACCGCTACCCATCGCGGCGCATGCGGTACCCGATGCGGCCGGGTCGGCGATCGTGTCGGCCGAGCGGGCGGTGCGGGTGCTGCGTGAAACTCGTTGCGTCGCGACGGAATTGCGAACGGCATTGAAGGCGGAGTTGCGACCGTATCAGGCGCGTGGGGTGGGATGGTTGCATGAGACCGTCGCGGCGCATGGTGGAGCGGTGCTGGCGGATGAGATGGGGCTCGGGAAGACGGTACAGACCATCGGGTTTCTGGTCGGGCGGAGTGGGGGTGGGCCGCAACTCGTGGTGTGTCCGACGTCGTTGGTCGGAAACTGGGCGCATGAGATCACGCGGTTCGCGCCGGGACTGCGGCCGGTGCTGTGGCGCGGGGGTGAGGTCGTGGCCGAGGCGGGCACCGTTGTCGTGACCGGGTATCCGATGTTGCGGTTGCACGGCGGTGTGCTGGCCGAACAGACCTGGGCGACAGCCGTTTTCGATGAGGCACAAGCGTTGAAGAATCCGCGCACGCAGGTGTCGAAGGCCGCGCGGGCACTGACGGCGGGGGCGATGGTCGCGCTGACCGGTACGCCGGTGGAGAACCATCTCGAGGAGCTGTGGGCGCTGTTGAATCTGGTGGCGCCGCGACTGTTCGGACATCGCACCCAGTTCCGGCGTCGGTTCGTCCGGCCGATCCACGAGGGTTCGGCGGCCGCGGCGGCGCGGCTACGGGATGCATTGGAACCAGTGCTGTTGGCGCGCAAGAAGGCTCAGGTCGCCGCGTCGCTGCCGGCGAAGATCCACAGCGATCTGCTCTGCGATCTCACCACCGAGCAGGAAAAACTCTACGACCAACTACTCGACAAGGCCATCGACGACGGCTTCGGACATGGCGCGCAACGGCAGAGCCGGGTGCTCGCGGCGCTGACCGCTCTCAAACAGGTCTGCAATCATCCGGGCCTGATCACCGGCGAGCTCGGTGAATTGGGCGGCCGCTCGGGAAAGCTGGACCTGTGCACCGATATCGTGGCCAATAATCTCGAGACCGGTGATCCGACACTGATATTCACCCAGTATCGCGGCACCGGTGAACTACTGGTCCGCCACCTCGACGAGCAATTCGGGGTGCGTGCGCCGTTCTTCCACGGCGGCCTCGACCAGGCCGAGCGCGCCGCGATCGTCTCGGGCTTCCAGGCCGAAGACGGTCCGCCGGTGCTCATCCTGAGTCTGCGCGCCGCGGGCACCGGCCTCACGCTGACCCGCGCCGCCGATGTCATCCACTTCGACCGCTGGTGGAATCCGGCGGTCGAGGCCCAGGCGTCGGATCGGGTGCACCGCATCGGTCAGACCCGCACCGTCACCATCACCACCCTCACCTCGGGCACCACCGTCGAGGAGCACATCGCAGGCATGCACGACCGTAAATCCGCCCTCGCCGACCTCAGCGACTCGGCGGGCATCGCCGCACTGGCCCGCCTCGACGACGATCAGCTCGTCGAGATCCTGCGACGCAAACGGGAGAGCTGA